The following coding sequences are from one Peromyscus eremicus chromosome X, PerEre_H2_v1, whole genome shotgun sequence window:
- the LOC131899086 gene encoding LOW QUALITY PROTEIN: 40-kDa huntingtin-associated protein-like (The sequence of the model RefSeq protein was modified relative to this genomic sequence to represent the inferred CDS: deleted 1 base in 1 codon) produces the protein MAAGSASSLGGGAWPGSEAGDFLVRYRQVSNKLKKRFLRKPNVAEAGEQFAQLARELRAQECLPYAAWCQLAVARCQQALFHGPGETLALTEAARLFLRQECDARQRLGCPAAYGEPLQAAASALGAAVRLHLELGQPAAAAALCLELAAALRALGQPAAAAGHFQRAAQLHLPLMPLAALQALGDAASCQLLARDYTGALALFTRMQRLAREHGSHPVQTPSCPPPPPPGPQPRPGSVPTLPLPLLLPDQAPGSAAPSPGTLGAFADILVRCEVSRVLLLLLLQPPPAKLLPEHAQTLEKYSWEAFDGHGQDSSGQLPEELFLLLQSLVMAAHEKDTEGIKKLQVEMWPLLTAEQNHLLHLVLQEAVSPSGQGV, from the exons ATGGCGGCGGGCTCCGCGTCTTCCCTCGGTGGCGGTGCGTGGCCTGGCTCTGAGGCTGGGGACTTCTTGGTCCGCTATCGGCAGGTGTCCAACAAGCTCAAGAAGCGCTTCCTGCGGAAGCCGAACGTGGCCGAGGCCGGGGAGCAGTTCGCGCAGCTAGCCCGCGAACTGCGCGCCCAGGAGTGCCTGCCCTATGCCGCTTGGTGCCAGCTAGCTGTGGCGCGCTGCCAGCAGGCGCTCTTCCACGGGCCCGGGGAGACGCTGGCCCTCACGGAGGCTGCTCGACTCTTCCTGCGGCAGGAGTGCGACGCGCGCCAGCGCCTAGGCTGTCCGGCCGCCTATGGCGAGCCTCTGCAGGCGGCTGCCAGCGCCCTGGGTGCCGCTGTGCGCCTTCACCTCGAGCTGGGCCagcctgccgccgccgccgctctaTGCCTTGAGTTGGCCGCCGCTCTTCGCGCCCTGGGCCAGCCGGCCGCTGCCGCAGGTCACTTTCAGCGCGCTGCTCAGCTGCACCTGCCCCTGATGCCACTGGCCGCCCTGCAGGCGCTGGGCGACGCCGCCTCCTGCCAGCTGCTGGCGCGCGACTACACCGGCGCCCTGGCGCTGTTTACACGCATGCAACGTCTGGCACGGGAGCATGGCAGCCACCCGGTGCAG ACCCCGAgctgcccccccccgcccccgccgggACCCCAGCCAAGACCTGGCTCGGTCCCGACCCTGCCCCTCCCGCTGCTGCTCCCGGACCAGGCCCCAGGCTCTGCTGCGCCCTCTCCCGGTACACTGGGTGCCTTCGCAGACATCCTTGTCAGGTGTGAGGTGTCCCGcgtgctgctcctgctgctcctgcaaCCACCGCCGGCCAAGCTGCTGCCCGAGCATGCCCAGACCCTGGAGAAATACTCCTGGGAGGCTTTTGACGGCCACGGCCAGGATAGCAGCGGCCAGCTTCCTGAGGAGCTGTTTTTGCTATTGCAGTCCCTGGTCATGGCTGCCCATGAAAAGGACACAGAAGGCATCAAGAAGCTGCAGGTGGAGATGTGGCCGCTGCTGACTGCTGAGCAGAACCACCTCCTTCACCTCGTTCTGCAGGAAGCAGTCTCCCCCTCAGGCCAGGGGGTCTGA